The Streptomyces sp. NBC_00483 genome contains the following window.
GGCGCCCCAGCAGACGAGTACGGGCAGGTCCAACTCCCCGTAACGGTCCTGGATGTCGTCGGTGGCGGCCCACAGGGGGTTCTGCTCGATCTGCCGGTAGAAGGAGTCCTTCCCGGCCTCGGTCAGCCAGGGCGCGACCACGCGCGCGTGCGTCTCGGGGTGCAGCCCGTGGTGGCTGCCGGAGGCGATGTAGCGGTGCACGAGCGCCTCGTGCAGGTCGGGCGGCAACTGCCGGAACACGTCGGAGTGTTCACCGAGCAGCCGGTACGTGGGGGAGCCCCACGGCCGGACGGCCACCGGGTCGACCAGGGCGAGGCGCGCGTACGCGGCGCCGTGCACCAGGTGTGCGCGCAGCGCGATGCAGCCGCCGAAGTCGTGGCCCACGACGGTCGGCAGCTGCTCCGCCCGGCCGCCGGTGAGGCCCCAGTGGTCGAGCAGCTCGGTCAGGACGCGGGCCTGGGTGTCGAGCGAGAGGTCCTGGTCCTGACGCATCTCGGAGACGCCGTAGCCGGGCAGGTCCCATACGTGGACGCGGTGTCGGTGCGCGAGTGCGCGGGCCGGCTCACGCCAGACGTACGACGAGAACGGCGTGCCGTGGA
Protein-coding sequences here:
- a CDS encoding alpha/beta fold hydrolase, whose product is MTAADWNLDRSFSSSSGEVRWTALGPADAPPVVLVHGTPFSSYVWREPARALAHRHRVHVWDLPGYGVSEMRQDQDLSLDTQARVLTELLDHWGLTGGRAEQLPTVVGHDFGGCIALRAHLVHGAAYARLALVDPVAVRPWGSPTYRLLGEHSDVFRQLPPDLHEALVHRYIASGSHHGLHPETHARVVAPWLTEAGKDSFYRQIEQNPLWAATDDIQDRYGELDLPVLVCWGAEDTWIPVARAHELAKLIPGAELRIIEGAGHLVQEDAPAELAAVLGEFLRS